A part of Silurus meridionalis isolate SWU-2019-XX chromosome 18, ASM1480568v1, whole genome shotgun sequence genomic DNA contains:
- the LOC124401723 gene encoding trace amine-associated receptor 6-like: MEFNLTDRCEHFFCPERSVSPAVYILLYVCGAAVVLLTVCGNLLVIISVLHFKQLHTPTNMLMLSLAVSDFFIGALVMPSMLIWTIESCWILGKNYCALFLITTGFLMIVSIYTVALIAVDRYVALSAPFFYTNTISLRIMIFVVYLNWSVNLAYVLALTYFNGIFNNTVACPGECFLILTEVWTAVNLVRSFIFPLSVIIILYSLVFLIAKKHATAIRELNNHTRPQTQKITSHSMKSERKAAKVLGILVCVFLACLLPYYIYSLLGSVIEVQGEIINKVLIMLCLNSSINPLIYALFYPWFRRCFKIIITLQIFQRDSALINVFS; the protein is encoded by the coding sequence ATGGAGTTTAACCTCACTGATCGCTGTGAGCATTTCTTctgtccagagagatctgtatctcctgcagtttatatcttgctgtatgtgtgtggagctgctgtggttcttctaacagtgtgtggaaatctgctcgtcatcatctctgttcttcacttcaagcagcttcacacaccgACCAACATGCTCATGCTCTCTCTGGCCGTGTCAGATTTCTTCATCGGTGCTTTAGTGATGCCGTCGATGTTAATCTGGACGATCGAGTCGTGCTGGATTTTGGGGAAAAACTATTgcgctttatttttaataactacTGGATTCCTCATGATTGTGTCCATATACACTGTCGCTCTTATCGCTGTGGATCGTTATGTGGCTCTTTCAGCCCCAtttttctacacaaacacaatctctCTAAGGATTATGATATTCGTGGTTTATTTGAACTGGTCTGTAAATCTTGCATATGTCTTAGCGCTCACTTATTTCAATGGAATTTTCAACAATACTGTAGCGTGCCCTGGAGAGTGTTTTCTCATTCTGACTGAGGTTTGGACTGCAGTTAATCTTGTAAGAtcatttatatttccactttctgttataatcatattgtacagtctggtttttctgatcgctaagaaacacgccactgctatcagagagcttaataatcacacacgacctcaaacacagaaaatcacctcccactccatgaaatctgagagaaaagcagccaaagtcctcggcattttagtgtgtgtgtttctggcgTGTTTACTTccttattatatttacagtctGTTAGGGAGTGTTATTGAAGTACAGGGagaaataatcaacaaagtttTGATCATGCTTTGTCTAAATTCCAGCATTAATCCTCTTATTTACGCTCTGTTTTATccgtggtttaggaggtgctttaaaataattataactcTGCAGATATTCCAGAGAGACTCTGCATtaatcaatgttttttcttgA